The Pomacea canaliculata isolate SZHN2017 linkage group LG14, ASM307304v1, whole genome shotgun sequence genomic sequence aagttgataatATTTAACTACAACTTTTTATGTCaacaagtaaaaaataacaattctcATTGCTTTTCTAACAATCCTGGTGTATGCCTCGATGATTTCTTGGCTTTGTTTTCTAAAGAGCTATAAATCATTGTACAGCTaagatgtttgtgaaaatatttgttgcaggCTTTTAACTGGACATGGGGCTACAGGCATGACGCAGATATAAGAACGACATACTTTTATCTGGAACATTCCAAGCAGTTGCCAAATATTAGTTTCCTCAGAGATTTAGTTCGAAACAAAGAAAAGGCTGCGGCATGGTTTGTTTCTAACTGCGACGAACAAGCCCAACGACTACGTTACGTTGAGAGACTGAAGGAAGTTCTCCCTGTGGACGTATATGGAGCGTGTGGGACTCTGCACTGCACAACCTGGGCCACAGAATGCGACACCATGCTTACCAAgtactttttctatctttcattCGAGAACTCTTTTTGCCAGGATTACGTGACAGAGAAGTTTTCACGAGCCTTCTTGAAGGATGTGTACGTGGTTCCTGTAGCGCGCGGTGGGCTGAACTACTCTCACCACTTTCCTGAAGGAATTTTTATCAACGCTGATGACTTTAGCAGCCCAGAAGAACTGGGGATGTATCTGAAAAAGCTGATAAACGACGAAGACGCCTACATTGACATGTTGTGGCGAATCGCTCACTTTGTCGACTTGGACTCTTACAAAAACCCATACTACTACTCGTGGTGCCATCTGTGTGACAAGCTACACAGGCTGCGGGACAATGCCAAGACGTATCCAGACGTCTTTGGATGGTACCACGATGGGACATGCCGACCGCCAAGGGAATTCTAGAGCTTGGTACAGTTCGTGGCATACACGGATGATCGTGCCATTTTGgcagaacatttttctttttgttttttgttcagACGGCTGCTCAGAATCAACAGGCAGCTGGACAAGTCGACCTTTTGATTGTCAAGTGACGTCCCGATCACAGTAAACAGGTGACGCATCTATCGTCGACAAATGTGGAATAAAACAAAGCGAACAATATGATCGTGAATGTTAAGTGCAAGATTATACGGTTGTAAACTTCTGTTGCTTGCTTACACCATGAACTActtgaatgagagagagattgagagagagtaTAAAAAGAGTAATTTCAAAGGTCCAATTAAGCGCACAATTTTGTTAATTATGGTTGTGTCAAACTCGATGCAAGGTCCGTAAACGCGCAAGCGTACAAACGTGTGGATAATGCATAGATACATCTTAATTACAAATCGTATGACGTGTCGACTTTGACCTCTGTGTTTTCCTCCGTGTACCTCTCCTTTAAACGTGCAATGAAAACACACATCTTTGTAAACTGTGAGAATCAGTGAGAACTAAGATGGCCGCTCCTAGCTgtgcgacgtctgcagctctcacttctgattcaaatttatttcaatttttcatcgcTTTCGTCTCACCCTGTGTAGGTTAGTTGTCAAGTTATAGACTTAGGGTGTTGCGTCTGTGtctagtgatgatgatttttacgTTCATTGTGTTAGGCATGCGTTTATCATTTTGGATGGCTGTGGCCGTTACCACTAGCCGACATTATTAAGATGGCGGTCAGCTTATTTCATGCTGGTCCACGGCTTCTCTACTCCCGCGAGCTCTTGCTCCGTCTTCGTTCATCTCCCTCTGTTACCCGGAGTTTTCGGGTGCTGCAAGTCGACATCGCATGGCTCCCTCCACTTCGCAGATCAAGAAGGAGAGGACGCAGAGGCGGTGTGAAGCGGAGACTCAAGAAGTTTTGTCTGGACGATCGACGCAgatctccacctcttccttc encodes the following:
- the LOC112555026 gene encoding alpha-(1,3)-fucosyltransferase C-like, which gives rise to MVNLRKFTRTRRIKMCLVLLVLLILLYMVTLSILTFGPMPMIIAPQHSYSSSTTHYLRHFRSIFILDVANHDLALDRQGNRLSISSSDVRTDSRASVVNNKLIVWYNMPFWIRKRSDAELFGHCPVSACNLSTNYSADRAAGDAVVFDGAPLEIPVPPRAFPDQVYVFFMLEPPPKLGFGEQKNFSWNSAFNWTWGYRHDADIRTTYFYLEHSKQLPNISFLRDLVRNKEKAAAWFVSNCDEQAQRLRYVERLKEVLPVDVYGACGTLHCTTWATECDTMLTKYFFYLSFENSFCQDYVTEKFSRAFLKDVYVVPVARGGLNYSHHFPEGIFINADDFSSPEELGMYLKKLINDEDAYIDMLWRIAHFVDLDSYKNPYYYSWCHLCDKLHRLRDNAKTYPDVFGWYHDGTCRPPREF